From a region of the Methylomonas rapida genome:
- the ftsH gene encoding ATP-dependent zinc metalloprotease FtsH yields the protein MIDKQKLTEVYKTLFDWLCLAWNWLRSLFKPSADASAKADDAENAPHKPSRLWLYVLVGIFVLSLLAGGEKPRGHEIPYSQFLTLVNENKVDKAVVTQRFINGSLKDEDKEFGKYFVTIPLWDEALTKNLQDHKVEYVVRSGENWLSNILFNWIIPIAIFAGIWMWLLPRMTGGAGRGFLNLGNKIKIKQEAGKTTFDDVAGAESAKQELKETIDFLKSPEKLQKLGGRMPKGVLLVGSPGTGKTLLARAVSGEAGVPFFNISASEFIELFVGVGAARVRDLFEQARQKAPCIIFIDELDAIGRSRGGPVVMGGNDEREQTLNQLLTEMDGFDPASGVVVMAATNRPEILDKALLRAGRFDRQIVVDKPDLHDRIEILKLHSKAMQLDKDIDLTTVAKRTPGFVGADLSNIANEAAILAARGGRDTVTMADFEAAIDRVMAGPEKKNRVLGPEEKRRVAYHEAGHALIAENVPTGQPVHKISIIPRGVSALGFTLQLPVEEKYLSTEAELKDQLAILLGGRVAEQLALDSVSTGAQNDLEKASEIARNMVCYLGMSKKLGPLIYGQRQQLQFLSGDISEQRNYSEETARIVDAEIKALVEDAQQRAQAILTTKRQQLDQLADLLQEKEVIQREEMIALLGIKA from the coding sequence ATGATAGACAAGCAAAAACTAACCGAAGTTTATAAAACCCTATTCGATTGGTTATGCCTGGCCTGGAATTGGTTGCGATCGTTGTTTAAACCGTCTGCGGATGCGAGCGCCAAGGCTGACGATGCCGAAAATGCCCCCCATAAACCGTCCCGCCTTTGGTTGTATGTGCTGGTCGGCATTTTCGTATTATCGCTGCTCGCAGGCGGCGAAAAACCGCGCGGGCACGAAATTCCTTATAGCCAGTTTTTGACCTTGGTCAACGAGAACAAGGTCGACAAGGCCGTTGTTACGCAACGTTTCATCAACGGTTCGTTGAAAGACGAAGACAAGGAATTCGGCAAGTATTTCGTCACGATTCCGCTGTGGGACGAGGCGCTGACCAAAAATCTGCAGGACCACAAGGTCGAATATGTGGTCAGAAGTGGCGAAAACTGGCTCAGCAATATTTTGTTCAACTGGATCATTCCGATCGCGATTTTTGCCGGTATCTGGATGTGGCTGCTGCCGCGCATGACAGGTGGTGCAGGGCGCGGTTTTTTGAATCTGGGCAATAAGATCAAGATCAAACAAGAAGCGGGCAAGACTACCTTCGATGATGTGGCGGGGGCCGAAAGCGCTAAGCAGGAATTGAAGGAAACCATAGATTTTCTGAAATCCCCCGAAAAGCTGCAAAAGCTCGGTGGCCGCATGCCCAAAGGCGTGTTGCTGGTCGGATCGCCCGGTACCGGTAAAACCTTGCTGGCGCGCGCCGTTTCTGGCGAAGCTGGCGTGCCGTTCTTCAATATCAGCGCCTCGGAATTCATCGAATTGTTCGTCGGTGTGGGCGCGGCGCGAGTGCGGGATTTGTTCGAGCAGGCCCGTCAAAAAGCACCTTGCATCATTTTTATCGACGAACTCGACGCCATCGGCCGTTCTCGAGGCGGCCCGGTGGTGATGGGCGGCAACGACGAGCGCGAACAAACCCTGAATCAATTGTTGACCGAAATGGATGGGTTCGACCCTGCTTCCGGCGTAGTCGTGATGGCGGCGACCAATCGGCCGGAAATTCTGGACAAAGCCTTGTTGCGTGCCGGACGTTTCGATCGCCAAATCGTGGTCGACAAACCAGATTTGCATGACCGTATCGAGATTTTGAAACTGCACAGTAAAGCCATGCAGCTCGATAAAGACATCGACCTGACGACAGTGGCCAAGCGTACGCCTGGTTTCGTCGGCGCCGATTTGTCGAATATCGCCAATGAAGCGGCGATTCTGGCCGCCCGTGGTGGGCGTGATACGGTGACGATGGCTGACTTCGAAGCCGCCATCGATCGAGTGATGGCGGGCCCGGAAAAGAAAAACCGCGTGCTGGGGCCGGAAGAGAAGCGTCGCGTGGCTTACCACGAAGCCGGGCATGCTTTGATCGCGGAAAACGTGCCGACCGGTCAACCGGTGCACAAAATCTCCATCATCCCGCGCGGGGTCTCGGCGCTGGGCTTTACCTTGCAATTGCCGGTCGAGGAAAAATATCTTTCTACAGAAGCCGAGCTGAAAGATCAGCTGGCCATCCTATTGGGAGGCCGCGTCGCCGAACAACTGGCCTTGGACAGCGTATCGACCGGGGCGCAGAACGATCTGGAAAAAGCCAGCGAGATTGCGCGTAACATGGTGTGTTATCTGGGCATGAGCAAAAAACTCGGGCCGCTGATCTACGGCCAACGTCAACAATTGCAATTTTTGAGCGGAGACATTTCCGAACAGCGTAATTACAGCGAGGAAACCGCGCGCATCGTCGACGCCGAAATCAAGGCGCTGGTGGAAGACGCTCAGCAACGGGCGCAAGCCATTTTGACCACCAAGCGGCAACAGCTCGATCAACTGGCCGACTTGCTGCAGGAAAAAGAGGTCATTCAGCGCGAAGAAATGATCGCATTACTTGGGATTAAAGCCTAA
- a CDS encoding flavin reductase family protein, whose protein sequence is MSVDASQFKNALKLWASGVTVVTTQSEKQGLKGMTATSFASVSVDPPQILVCLNKITDTGGALLESRHFAVNILTSDQQDVSNQFAGNSTQAERFASVDWENGDNGAPLLSRALACLECKVVQQIQAGTHWIVIGEVEKVICRSGEPLLYYNGAYRQLSPA, encoded by the coding sequence ATGAGTGTCGATGCAAGTCAGTTTAAAAATGCCCTGAAATTGTGGGCCAGCGGCGTGACCGTGGTTACCACGCAGTCCGAAAAACAAGGCCTCAAGGGTATGACGGCGACTTCATTTGCCAGTGTATCGGTCGATCCGCCCCAAATTCTGGTCTGTCTGAACAAAATTACCGATACGGGCGGCGCCTTGCTGGAGAGCCGGCATTTTGCGGTCAATATACTCACGAGCGATCAGCAGGATGTGTCTAACCAGTTTGCCGGCAACAGTACGCAAGCCGAACGCTTTGCCAGCGTGGACTGGGAAAACGGCGACAATGGCGCGCCGTTGCTGAGCAGGGCTTTGGCCTGCCTGGAATGCAAAGTGGTTCAGCAAATTCAGGCCGGGACCCACTGGATTGTAATCGGCGAAGTGGAAAAGGTGATTTGCCGTAGCGGTGAACCTTTGCTGTATTACAACGGTGCCTATCGGCAATTGTCGCCAGCATAA
- a CDS encoding DUF2818 family protein codes for MTQSSVFWVLLLVAFVAANLPWLSERFLLVLKLNKNAWCRWLEWLVCYGLTGGLSLALEHKMTGELHEQQWEFYVATLCLFVVFALPGFIYHYDLKKLLKASSRLG; via the coding sequence ATGACCCAGAGCAGTGTTTTCTGGGTGTTGTTGCTGGTGGCTTTTGTGGCCGCCAATTTGCCCTGGCTGAGCGAACGCTTCCTGCTGGTGCTCAAGTTGAACAAGAATGCCTGGTGTCGGTGGCTGGAATGGCTGGTATGCTATGGCTTGACGGGGGGATTATCCCTGGCCCTGGAACACAAAATGACCGGCGAGCTACATGAGCAGCAGTGGGAGTTTTATGTGGCCACCCTGTGTCTATTCGTGGTATTTGCGCTGCCGGGCTTTATTTACCATTATGATTTGAAGAAGCTTTTGAAAGCTTCATCGCGTTTAGGATAA
- the lysS gene encoding lysine--tRNA ligase, whose amino-acid sequence MSELEHDEQEQIKQRREKLNGLREEGIAFPTDFRRNVVAGQLLAEYGEKTEEELLADPIRVKIAGRMMTRRIMGKASFCHLQDMSGQIQVYVARDNLPEGVYNDQFKKWDIGDIIGAEGVLFKTKVGELSVKVDDIRLLTKALRPLPEKFHGIADQEIKYRQRYLDLIMSSDARKTFVMRSKIVNYIREFLVQRDFLEVETPMMQVIPGGATARPFTTYHNALDMELYLRIAPELYLKRLVVGGFERVFEINRNFRNEGLSTRHNPEFTMLEFYQAYAEYGDLMDLTEAMLRGIAEDIVGNTTIEYQGESYDFGKPFARMTVLESILHFNPDLTVADLTTREAAVKVAENLKIPVKDSYGLGKVQIEIFEKTVEHRLMNPTFITAYPVEVSPLARRNDNDPHVTDRFEFFVGGREIANGFTELNDAEDQAERFRKQVEEKEAGDNEAMHYDADYITALEHGMPPTAGEGIGIDRLVMLFTNAPSIRDVLLFPHMRPKN is encoded by the coding sequence ATGTCAGAACTCGAACACGACGAACAAGAACAGATCAAACAACGCCGCGAAAAACTCAACGGTTTGCGCGAGGAAGGTATCGCCTTTCCGACCGACTTTCGCCGCAACGTGGTAGCCGGCCAATTGTTGGCCGAGTACGGTGAAAAAACGGAAGAGGAACTGCTGGCCGATCCGATACGGGTCAAGATCGCCGGCCGGATGATGACCCGCCGTATCATGGGCAAGGCCAGTTTTTGCCATTTGCAGGATATGTCCGGGCAAATTCAGGTTTATGTCGCCCGCGACAATTTGCCGGAAGGCGTTTACAACGACCAGTTCAAGAAGTGGGACATCGGCGACATCATCGGCGCGGAAGGCGTGTTGTTCAAAACCAAGGTGGGCGAGCTCAGCGTCAAGGTCGACGACATTCGTTTGCTGACCAAGGCCTTGCGACCATTGCCGGAGAAGTTCCACGGCATCGCCGATCAGGAGATCAAATACCGCCAGCGTTATCTGGATTTGATCATGAGCAGCGACGCGCGCAAAACTTTTGTGATGCGCTCGAAAATCGTCAATTATATTCGCGAGTTTTTGGTGCAACGCGATTTCCTGGAAGTGGAAACGCCGATGATGCAAGTCATCCCCGGTGGCGCCACTGCGCGGCCATTTACGACTTATCACAACGCGCTGGATATGGAGCTGTATCTGCGCATCGCGCCGGAACTGTATTTGAAACGCTTGGTGGTCGGTGGTTTCGAGCGCGTGTTTGAAATCAATCGCAACTTCCGTAACGAAGGTTTGTCGACTCGGCATAACCCTGAATTCACGATGCTGGAGTTCTATCAGGCCTATGCCGAGTATGGCGACTTGATGGATCTGACCGAAGCCATGTTGCGCGGCATCGCCGAGGATATCGTCGGCAACACTACCATCGAATATCAGGGCGAAAGCTACGATTTCGGCAAACCGTTCGCCCGAATGACGGTGCTGGAATCGATTTTGCACTTCAATCCCGATTTGACGGTAGCTGATTTGACTACACGCGAAGCGGCAGTCAAAGTCGCCGAAAATCTGAAAATCCCGGTCAAGGACAGTTACGGCCTGGGTAAGGTGCAGATCGAGATTTTCGAGAAAACCGTCGAGCACCGCTTGATGAATCCGACCTTCATTACCGCTTATCCGGTGGAAGTGTCGCCGCTGGCGCGCCGCAATGATAACGATCCGCACGTCACCGACCGTTTCGAATTCTTCGTCGGCGGCCGCGAAATCGCCAACGGCTTTACCGAGTTGAACGACGCCGAGGACCAGGCGGAACGCTTCAGAAAACAGGTCGAGGAAAAAGAGGCCGGCGACAACGAAGCCATGCATTACGACGCCGATTACATCACCGCGCTGGAGCACGGCATGCCGCCGACAGCGGGCGAAGGTATCGGTATCGATCGCCTGGTGATGTTGTTTACCAACGCGCCGAGCATCCGGGATGTGTTACTGTTCCCGCATATGCGGCCTAAAAACTGA
- a CDS encoding PIN domain-containing protein, translating to MPAAERAFIDSNIVLYALDADQQKRDVAWNLLFTRPCISLQVLNECSNVLNRKRQWHVQDVAQALDKILRFVTVEYSDIATVRLAWKLLERYRFSYYDSLILAAALSAGCSLLYSEDMQHEQVIEGRLTIVNPFLK from the coding sequence ATGCCCGCCGCTGAACGCGCTTTTATCGATAGTAACATTGTGCTTTATGCTCTGGATGCTGATCAGCAGAAAAGGGATGTTGCCTGGAACTTATTGTTCACAAGGCCGTGTATCTCGTTGCAAGTTCTCAACGAGTGCAGCAATGTCCTAAATCGAAAACGGCAATGGCATGTGCAGGATGTTGCTCAAGCCCTGGATAAAATCTTGCGATTTGTCACCGTGGAATACAGTGATATTGCTACAGTCCGTTTAGCCTGGAAGTTGCTGGAACGCTATCGGTTTTCTTATTACGACAGTTTAATTCTTGCTGCGGCTTTGTCGGCAGGTTGTTCCTTGCTTTATAGTGAAGACATGCAGCACGAACAAGTGATTGAAGGTCGTTTGACTATCGTTAATCCCTTTCTGAAGTAG
- a CDS encoding NYN domain-containing protein, translated as MYPSETKRFALLIDADNAQAKAIDAVLTEAARYGDTTSRRCYGDWTSQQLAPWKTVLNRHAIQPIQQFSYTTGKNATDSALIIDAMDLLYTGKFNGFFLVSSDSDFTKLATRIREAGLEVIGIGRRNTPEAFRAACNKFIFTETIMEDEISVAEELDLVSSDSKSSLAANTNIVEITKDSKKEQAVKKEAPTSDESLKKLIKDAIESASEEDGWANLGGVGSYIPRVDSSFDSRNYGFSKLGKLIMSLDYVKSESRMMENGHQNIYVQFQEPQAKRR; from the coding sequence ATGTATCCCTCTGAAACCAAACGTTTTGCCTTGTTAATTGATGCTGATAATGCGCAAGCTAAAGCGATAGATGCAGTTTTAACGGAGGCTGCGCGATACGGGGATACGACGTCAAGACGTTGTTACGGAGATTGGACTAGTCAACAACTTGCGCCATGGAAAACGGTTTTAAACAGGCATGCCATTCAGCCTATCCAGCAATTTAGCTATACCACCGGCAAAAATGCCACAGATTCTGCATTGATAATCGATGCAATGGATTTGCTGTATACGGGCAAGTTTAATGGTTTTTTTCTGGTTTCAAGCGATAGCGATTTTACCAAGTTGGCAACTCGCATTAGAGAAGCTGGACTTGAAGTTATTGGAATAGGGCGAAGAAATACACCCGAAGCTTTTCGTGCGGCCTGTAACAAATTTATTTTTACTGAAACCATTATGGAAGATGAAATTTCTGTAGCGGAAGAGTTGGATTTGGTAAGTAGTGATTCAAAATCATCTTTGGCTGCTAATACCAATATCGTCGAAATAACTAAGGATAGTAAAAAAGAACAAGCAGTTAAAAAGGAAGCTCCAACTAGCGATGAGAGCCTTAAAAAACTAATAAAAGATGCCATTGAATCGGCTTCAGAGGAAGATGGATGGGCAAACCTGGGTGGTGTAGGTTCTTACATTCCTCGGGTAGATAGTTCATTTGATTCGAGAAATTATGGATTTAGTAAACTAGGCAAACTAATTATGTCGCTTGATTATGTAAAGTCCGAATCAAGAATGATGGAAAACGGTCATCAAAACATATACGTTCAATTTCAAGAGCCTCAAGCTAAGCGACGATAG
- the prfB gene encoding peptide chain release factor 2, which yields MQEINPIKYKIADLRERSASLKTYLDFAAKSERLVEVLRELEDPAIWNKPEQAQAMGKERAMLEGIVLTINELEQGLNDAEELLLMAVEENDEETVDTVAADLEGYEKQVATLEFQRMFSGEMDANNAFLDIQAGSGGTEAQDWASMIERMYLRWGEAKGFKTELIEESPGDVAGIKSATIKFEGPYAFGWLRTETGVHRLVRKSPFDSGNRRHTSFASVFVSPEIDDDIEIDINPADLRIDVYRASGAGGQHVNRTESAVRITHAPSGIVTQCQSDRSQHKNKDTAMKQLKAKLYEMEMLKRSETQQALEDSKSDIGWGSQIRSYVLDQSRIKDLRTNVETGNTQAVLDGALDQFIEASLKSGL from the coding sequence ATGCAAGAAATCAATCCGATTAAATACAAAATAGCCGATTTGCGCGAGCGTAGCGCCAGTCTGAAAACCTATCTGGATTTCGCGGCCAAGAGCGAGCGTTTGGTCGAAGTGCTGCGCGAACTGGAAGATCCTGCCATCTGGAACAAGCCGGAACAGGCGCAAGCCATGGGTAAGGAACGGGCGATGCTGGAAGGCATCGTCTTGACGATCAACGAACTCGAACAAGGCCTCAACGACGCCGAGGAATTGTTGCTGATGGCGGTCGAGGAAAACGACGAGGAAACCGTCGATACCGTGGCCGCCGATCTGGAAGGTTACGAAAAACAAGTGGCCACTCTGGAGTTTCAGCGCATGTTTTCCGGCGAAATGGATGCCAACAATGCCTTTTTGGATATTCAGGCCGGTTCCGGTGGCACCGAAGCGCAGGATTGGGCTTCGATGATAGAGCGTATGTATTTGCGCTGGGGCGAGGCCAAAGGCTTCAAGACCGAATTGATCGAGGAATCGCCCGGCGACGTGGCCGGCATCAAGAGCGCGACCATCAAATTCGAAGGGCCATACGCCTTCGGCTGGCTGCGCACCGAAACCGGCGTGCATCGCTTGGTCAGAAAATCGCCGTTCGATTCCGGCAACCGTCGCCACACCTCGTTTGCCTCGGTCTTCGTTTCGCCGGAGATCGACGACGATATCGAAATCGACATCAATCCGGCCGATTTGCGGATCGACGTTTATCGCGCCAGCGGCGCCGGTGGTCAGCACGTCAATAGAACCGAATCGGCGGTGCGCATTACCCATGCTCCCAGCGGCATCGTCACGCAATGCCAAAGCGACCGTTCGCAGCACAAAAATAAAGACACGGCGATGAAGCAGCTCAAGGCCAAGCTTTATGAAATGGAAATGCTGAAACGCAGCGAAACCCAGCAGGCCTTGGAAGACTCCAAATCGGACATCGGCTGGGGCAGCCAGATTCGTTCCTATGTATTGGATCAGTCGCGCATCAAGGATTTGCGTACTAACGTCGAAACCGGCAATACCCAGGCGGTGCTGGACGGGGCGCTGGATCAGTTTATCGAGGCGAGTTTGAAGAGTGGGTTGTAA
- the lgt gene encoding prolipoprotein diacylglyceryl transferase, producing the protein MEHFIWNIDPILFDFGFVKIRWYGLMFALGFVGSFLTLQWMYQREGKNVEELDTLLWYMVIATIVGARLGHTLLYDPAYYLSHPAKILAIWEGGLASHGATLGIILALFLYSRKFGDGYFWLLDRVSIPTALAGALIRIGNFFNSEILGLPTEKPWGVVFARIDALPRHPVQLYEAFCYLLIYGISLLIYKKHGDKPGFAFGCFISMLFSVRFFLEYFKTEQAMYDTGVALTTGQLLSIPFVLAGMGCIAWSLKNRSSKSAA; encoded by the coding sequence ATGGAACATTTCATCTGGAATATCGACCCTATCCTGTTCGACTTTGGCTTTGTGAAAATCCGTTGGTACGGCTTGATGTTCGCGTTGGGTTTTGTTGGCAGTTTTTTGACCCTGCAGTGGATGTATCAACGCGAGGGCAAAAATGTCGAGGAACTCGATACCTTGCTCTGGTACATGGTGATTGCCACCATAGTTGGTGCTCGGCTGGGGCATACCTTGCTGTACGATCCGGCTTATTACCTGTCGCATCCGGCTAAAATCCTGGCGATCTGGGAAGGCGGCTTGGCCAGTCACGGCGCCACTTTGGGCATCATACTGGCGCTGTTTTTGTACAGTCGAAAATTTGGCGACGGTTATTTCTGGTTGTTGGATCGCGTGAGCATTCCCACAGCCTTGGCGGGCGCCTTGATACGCATCGGTAATTTTTTCAATTCCGAGATTCTCGGGTTGCCGACCGAAAAGCCTTGGGGCGTCGTTTTTGCCCGCATCGACGCCTTGCCCCGTCATCCGGTACAACTATACGAGGCCTTTTGCTATTTGCTGATTTATGGCATTTCGCTCCTGATCTACAAGAAACACGGCGATAAACCCGGTTTCGCCTTTGGTTGTTTCATCAGCATGTTGTTTAGTGTGCGTTTTTTTCTGGAATATTTCAAAACCGAGCAGGCGATGTACGATACCGGCGTCGCGTTGACTACGGGGCAATTGCTGAGCATTCCGTTTGTATTGGCAGGCATGGGCTGCATCGCTTGGTCTTTGAAAAACCGCTCGAGCAAGTCGGCGGCTTAA
- a CDS encoding non-heme iron oxygenase ferredoxin subunit, with product MSDWIDVMPESALADGEHVVVDVEGYDVAIFKLEGQLYAIEDVCTHDGAEIASGELEGDEIVCPRHGARFCVKTGEVKCAPAYEDVATFPVRVVDGRIQVSEKA from the coding sequence ATGAGCGATTGGATAGATGTAATGCCTGAATCCGCCTTGGCGGACGGTGAGCATGTGGTGGTTGATGTCGAGGGATATGACGTGGCCATTTTCAAGCTGGAGGGTCAGCTTTATGCCATTGAAGATGTCTGCACGCATGACGGCGCCGAGATTGCCAGCGGCGAGTTGGAGGGTGACGAAATCGTTTGTCCGCGCCATGGCGCTCGATTTTGCGTAAAAACCGGCGAAGTCAAATGCGCCCCGGCCTATGAGGATGTGGCCACGTTTCCGGTGCGGGTGGTGGATGGCAGGATTCAGGTGTCGGAGAAAGCCTGA
- a CDS encoding DUF5710 domain-containing protein codes for MADSKTYLNVPYAQKDAAKALGARWDAAAKKWYVPAGKDIAPFAQWQMDTMALAEISAAANPGQASPSRHSIVTNGSGVFTYPGIANFTAYTGNEAPWD; via the coding sequence ATGGCCGACTCGAAAACCTATCTCAACGTTCCTTATGCGCAGAAAGACGCGGCAAAAGCCCTGGGCGCGCGCTGGGATGCCGCCGCCAAAAAATGGTACGTGCCGGCCGGCAAGGACATCGCGCCTTTTGCGCAATGGCAGATGGACACTATGGCCTTGGCTGAAATATCCGCCGCCGCAAATCCAGGTCAAGCTTCACCCTCCAGGCACTCGATAGTCACCAATGGGAGTGGCGTATTTACCTACCCCGGTATCGCCAACTTTACCGCCTACACGGGCAATGAAGCGCCCTGGGATTAA
- a CDS encoding YgjV family protein — MTLEGLYSLIDLSDSRTLAYIIGSIGISLEWRAYYLSSGRAFRRWSAAGAVLWGLQYLFLDAWTAGLSMGFTALRTLLSGRLTTGLPKHLAAAGFVLLFAGLTLVSWQGNISLLPAFAVINTTLALFYLNNRNMRIAMLASSISWIINDCYWQAWPALLAETVAMGINLKTIHSFFVTKTGD; from the coding sequence ATGACTTTGGAAGGCCTTTACAGCCTGATCGATCTGTCAGACTCCCGCACGCTGGCTTATATAATCGGCAGCATTGGCATTTCACTGGAATGGCGCGCCTATTACCTATCCTCAGGAAGGGCTTTCCGTCGTTGGTCGGCGGCCGGTGCCGTGCTATGGGGCTTGCAATACCTGTTTCTGGATGCCTGGACGGCAGGCTTGAGCATGGGCTTTACCGCCTTGCGCACCTTGCTGTCGGGGCGCTTGACCACGGGCTTGCCCAAACACCTGGCGGCGGCAGGCTTTGTACTGCTGTTTGCAGGCTTGACCCTTGTTTCCTGGCAAGGAAACATTTCTTTGCTGCCCGCCTTTGCGGTGATCAACACTACCTTGGCGTTGTTTTATCTGAACAACCGTAACATGCGCATCGCGATGCTGGCATCCAGTATCTCCTGGATTATCAACGATTGTTACTGGCAAGCCTGGCCGGCCCTGCTGGCGGAAACCGTTGCCATGGGCATCAACCTGAAAACGATACATTCATTCTTTGTCACGAAAACCGGCGATTGA
- a CDS encoding MDR/zinc-dependent alcohol dehydrogenase-like family protein: MRALLLEGGLTYRTDVPEPLLGAGEALIRLNLAGICATDLQLLNGYVGFSGVPGHEFVGVVAAVNEDKHRHWLGRRVVGSINIGCNHCETCMNQGPEHCLRRTVLGIRGKNGVFADYFSLPVDNLHVIPDDVSDREAVFTEPLAAALRVVEQLRSRPFGAVAVLGPGRLGLLIAKVLSLAGYQVTVLGRSEAALVLPRQWQLATALVAEVPDNGHDCVVDATGTPSGFAQALRILRPLGTLILKSTFSAQETIDLSKIVVAEIHVLGSRCGSFADALAVLRQKTVAVEELIDGCHALQDGLLAFEQASRRGVRKILLQPD; this comes from the coding sequence ATGAGAGCTTTGCTGTTGGAAGGAGGGTTGACTTATCGGACAGATGTCCCCGAACCGTTATTGGGTGCGGGCGAAGCCTTGATTCGGCTGAATTTGGCCGGAATTTGCGCGACCGATCTGCAGCTGCTTAACGGCTATGTGGGTTTCAGCGGCGTGCCGGGGCATGAGTTTGTCGGCGTGGTTGCGGCGGTAAACGAAGACAAGCATCGGCATTGGCTGGGACGGCGCGTGGTGGGTAGCATCAACATCGGTTGCAATCACTGCGAGACGTGCATGAATCAGGGGCCGGAACATTGCTTGCGACGAACGGTGCTGGGAATTCGGGGTAAAAACGGTGTGTTTGCCGACTATTTTTCCTTGCCGGTCGATAATCTCCATGTCATTCCAGACGATGTCTCGGATCGGGAGGCCGTATTTACCGAGCCCTTGGCCGCCGCGCTGCGAGTGGTCGAACAACTGCGATCCCGGCCGTTCGGGGCCGTGGCGGTGCTGGGCCCCGGACGGCTTGGCTTGTTGATTGCCAAAGTCTTGTCGCTGGCCGGATACCAGGTCACGGTGTTGGGACGCTCCGAGGCTGCTTTGGTTTTACCGCGGCAATGGCAACTCGCCACAGCCTTGGTGGCTGAGGTTCCGGATAACGGGCATGACTGCGTGGTGGATGCGACCGGTACGCCGTCGGGTTTTGCGCAAGCGCTCCGCATTCTGCGGCCGCTGGGAACCTTGATCTTGAAGAGCACATTTTCCGCCCAAGAGACCATCGATTTAAGCAAAATAGTGGTGGCGGAAATCCATGTACTGGGCTCGCGCTGCGGTTCTTTTGCGGATGCCCTGGCCGTTTTGCGGCAAAAAACCGTGGCTGTCGAAGAGCTGATAGATGGATGTCATGCGCTACAGGATGGCTTGTTGGCATTCGAGCAGGCATCGCGTCGTGGCGTCAGAAAAATCCTGTTGCAGCCGGATTGA